Proteins encoded by one window of Salarias fasciatus chromosome 1, fSalaFa1.1, whole genome shotgun sequence:
- the LOC115389776 gene encoding high choriolytic enzyme 1-like: MTLSASLLLLLLLGLAQAVPLQEDEEQEGDPEDESVDISSRILNTNNGTYEFLLEGDLLPPSTRNAQKCWGNRCLWDKGQDGLVTIAYSVNRQFSGGERQLIDNALKSFESKSCIRFVARTHQRDYLRIESQGGCFSSVGKQGGGQVLSLNRQGCMYPGVVQHEVLHALGFRHEHNRSDRDQYVRINWQNIQPQSAYNFDKQDTNNLGVSYDYGSIMHYGKTAFSIDGYMETITPIPDPSVNIGQQKDFSKLDIEKLNKLYSCEQNANVPF; the protein is encoded by the coding sequence ATGACTCTCTCtgccagcctcctcctgctgctgctgctgggcctcgCTCAGGCCGTTCCTCTCCAGGAGGACGAAGAGCAAGAAGGAGACCCGGAAGACGAGTCTGTGGACATCAGCTCCAGGATCCTCAACACCAACAACGGTACCTACGAGTTCCTGCTGGAGGGAGACCTGCTGCCTCCCTCAACGAGAAATGCCCAGAAGTGCTGGGGAAACAGGTGCTTGTGGGATAAAGGCCAGGACGGCCTGGTGACCATCGCCTACAGTGTGAACCGGCAGTTCAGCGGTGGGGAGAGACAGCTCATCGACAACGCTCTGAAGTCCTTCGAGAGTAAGAGCTGCATCCGCTTTGTCGCCAGGACACACCAAAGGGACTACCTGCGAATCGAGAGCCAGGGTGGATGTTTCTCTTCTGTGGGTAAACAGGGAGGGGGACAGGTGCTGTCTCTCAACAGACAGGGCTGCATGTACCCTGGCGTCGTCCAGCATGAGGTCCTCCACGCTCTGGGCTTCAGGCACGAGCACAACAGGAGCGACCGCGACCAATACGTCAGGATCAACTGGCAGAACATCCAACCACAATCCGCCTACAACTTTGACAAGCAGGACACCAACAACCTGGGCGTTTCCTATGACTACGGCTCCATCATGCACTACGGGAAAACTGCATTCTCCATAGATGGCTACATGGAAACCATCACCCCCATCCCAGACCCCAGCGTCAACATTGGACAGCAGAAGGATTTCTCCAAGCTGGACATCGAGAAGCTCAACAAGCTCTACAGCTGTGAACAAAATGCTAATGTTCCCTTCTAA